The stretch of DNA CTCCCACCCTGTACGTTTGCCCCCTTTGCATCAACCTCAACACCCcgatttttaaattgaaaacggCCAAGGAGGTGAATGTTGAATTTAACGAAGGGAATGGGGGTTTTCAGGTGATTGATAGAGACGCAGCGAGGAAATTACTGGCTGCTGCTAAGATTGCATCCACGTCAATGAATAAGGCAGTGGTGGCCGCTAAGTCAGAGGCGGAGAGAAGGACCAAGGAGGCAGCTTTTGCCAGAAAGAGGGCCAAGGAGGCATTGGAACATGTGGCGTATTTGGTCGTCAAGGAGAAGTTGAGCAAGAAAGAAGCGGCACTGTCGGTATCTGGTGGTCTATCTGGATCGGTAGCTCGTGGAGTTGGTGTATCTTCTTTGGGTATTGATGGTGCTAAAGTGAAGAGtgaaaataataagaatgttATTCTTAGTGATAGAGATGGGAATGTGGGTGTTGCTGTGGATTCTTTGGTCATTACGGAGAAGAGGATTGTTGATACTAAAAGGAATATAGATGAAATAGATAACTCAACTCAGGTTTTTGCTGCATTAAATGTGGTTGAACTGAAGGAAAACGAGAAGATAAGTGGAATATCGGCACAAGTTGAATTGGGTGCTCCTGTAAATCATGATCATGTGGTGATGGATGTGGACGAAAAGGCTAGAACAAGAGGGGTTGCAGGAGAAAACGTTGCAGAATTGATGTTGGAGGGGGACAACTGTGACATTGAGACCGCGATATTTGCACATTTGGGGGGTGATGAAGAGGATCACGATATGAAGGGAGATGAACAAGAGGAAGTGAACAAGGGGGATGTTTTGGTTCAATCTATTGCAGATCAAATGGAGTCTATGGAGAATGGTAATTGTGACCAGGAACATGACAGTGGGACTCCACTATAGTTCATTTTTCCTTGGGAATGTTTTCAAAATTGTGCAGGATGTCGTAGTGAGATTTTGAAATTCTAGGATTGAACTTGCTGGTTGAGCTATTCTTTATCTGAAGGCACACTACTTTTCTTGGTTTCAGGTTTTTGGTTTTGTTGAAAGGCTAGTTGTGCTAGCCTTGCATTTGTGATCACGTGGTGATTGATGATCATGTGAGTGCTGTCTCTCTGTTTTTTCGTATTTATAGCTGGTGAGGCTGATCCTTTTTTCCATGTATAGATTTTCAAGAACTTGCAATACTGATTGTGTACTGGGCtttgttttttatatttcaCACGTCTTAACTTTGTTTCTGAACTCATGCTACCAAATGAGTATATCTCCTTCAATGGGCTAGTATTTTAAATGTGTAATCAATCCGCTTGTTTTTATAAAGAATGATATGAAGCTCTCCGGCCTCAAGTGCTACTACTGATGAAATATTCTTATGGTTGTGGGGACTGAAGCTACTGGAACCGTATCTGCTGTCATCACAAAGGCCTGTAAATGGTAGTTttagtttttaaattttgatgatATGTACATTAAGGCGTATGAAGAATCCAGGGAATCGAATTTTTTCCTATGTTTTTCTAAAAGGATGGAATCTTTTTCACATCAAGTGAAAGAAGCGTCGTCTTGGCTTATTATAGACTTTGTATGACCTTTAGCACTCGGAATAGGCTATCATTTTTGTCGACCCAACTTGcgaatttcaaattttgatagGCACAATGGAAACTGTCTAAATTTGTTTATTAAATTACCAATGATAGAAAAAGGAATTCTTGTTCAACCAATGGCATTTTCCTAAATCCGAACAACGGCTGTCCCTTTTCTCTtactaattatttattaatatgtgttttaattatcaaatatatCGTAACtgatatttatttaatgtaGAAACCAATAAAACTAG from Primulina tabacum isolate GXHZ01 chromosome 3, ASM2559414v2, whole genome shotgun sequence encodes:
- the LOC142539993 gene encoding uncharacterized protein LOC142539993, with translation MRQLRPGGAASSPSRPSPRNLPPSLHHLRSPPPCTVLLPNLFSSLPANPFERRRHQLLQMLLLLSLPLCLSGIHAPSHPVIDRDAARKLLAAAKIASTSMNKAVVAAKSEAERRTKEAAFARKRAKEALEHVAYLVVKEKLSKKEAALSVSGGLSGSVARGVGVSSLGIDGAKVKSENNKNVILSDRDGNVGVAVDSLVITEKRIVDTKRNIDEIDNSTQVFAALNVVELKENEKISGISAQVELGAPVNHDHVVMDVDEKARTRGVAGENVAELMLEGDNCDIETAIFAHLGGDEEDHDMKGDEQEEVNKGDVLVQSIADQMESMENGNCDQEHDSGTPL